A single Cannabis sativa cultivar Pink pepper isolate KNU-18-1 chromosome 7, ASM2916894v1, whole genome shotgun sequence DNA region contains:
- the LOC115697345 gene encoding serine/threonine-protein kinase/endoribonuclease IRE1b: MRRPFIFLLLLKIVYSSCTGCFANEETSLTFSNPTTFEHYRSVLPVINEKDVAVALVIDVDGEMYMWDFNSRKVVWSWSSGFPIYAAYQNFNETNASEPVIEYADIDDDWQLYFYRRNPFTKVKPSKTVEDYIRSTPHVSKDGGVTVGSRRSTVYLVDAKSGKLIRTYNLADTPSVLSFQNGVENQVVLTQDAKEFISSGDEDSETVEQLLYITRTDYALQHHSPVTGKVLWNVAFSDFDATFKFPNSGTEFGAKYKGELPHEIKPVILRIRDHSWKKSLSLYDKRFYGFPGGGPLPLPNLDSEHSLVPVPLGQISVSSKSTTSGQLLALPSPNNENNGINDSGVTEMIFMTLTAGIVARFPLQYFIPFLPTQGYGKSLFYFAFLFAIGFICYGYVKFRKQNELNKKFEEFKTQVPVPKKKKTRRLGNKKGSDNNEKSPQYTNDIDDYKAGHADDEGSKNNFLLTFTDASDRIDGRRIGKLVVSSKEIAKGSNGTVVLEGIYDSRPVAVKRLVQTHHDVALKEIQNLIASDQHPNVVRWYGVEYDQDFVYLSLERCMCSLNDLIYICSKTFQSQVIANDQDLELVDEYTLNLYSIQKKNKDVELWKANGFPSLQLLKLLRDVVSGIVHLHELGIIHRDLKPQNVLINKDRFLTAKLSDMGISKRLPGDQSSITQHATGNGSSGWQAPEQLLHKRQTRAVDLFSLGCVLFFCVTGGKHPYGDNIERDVNIVNDRKDLFLVENMPEAMDLFTRLLDPNPDLRPKAMDVLHHPFFWSSEMRLSFLRDASDRVELEDRENESELLNALESTAAVALNGKWDEKLEAAFINNIGRYRRYKYGSVRDLLRVIRNKLNHYRELPQEIQELLGSVPEGFDGYFSSRFPTLLIEVYKVMHKHCVDEEFFVKYTTTNLM; this comes from the exons ATGAGACGGCCCTTCATCTTTCTGCTGCTGCTGAAGATCGTTTATTCTTCGTGTACGGGATGTTTTGCCAATGAGGAAACCTCTCTTACCTTTTCAAATCCTACCACCTTCGAACACTATCGCTCGGTTTTGCCCGTTATCAA CGAGAAAGATGTAGCAGTGGCACTAGTTATCGATGTCGATGGAGAAATGTATATGTGGGACTTTAATTCGAGGAAAGTTGTATGGTCATGGTCGTCGGGATTTCCTATATATGCTGCTTATCAGAATTTTAATGAAACGAATGCATCCGAGCCTGTAATTGAGTATGCTGATATTGATGATGATTGGCAACTATATTTCTATCGAAGAAACCCGTTCACGAAAGTG AAACCGTCAAAAACTGTGGAAGACTATATTAGAAGTACTCCACATGTCTCAAAAGATGGAGGAGTAACAGTAGGATCAAGGAGAAGCACCGTTTATCTTGTTGATGCTAAATCTGGAAAGTTAATTCGGACGTATAATTTGGCAGATACTCCGTCAGTATTGAGTTTTCAGAATGGGGTGGAAAATCAAGTTGTGTTGACACAGGATGCGAAAGAGTTCATATCATCTGGGGATGAAGATTCTGAAACAGTTGAACAACTCCTTTACATCACAAGAACAGACTATGCATTGCAGCACCATTCTCCTGTCACTGGAAAAGTTCTGTGGAATGTGGCATTTTCAGATTTTGATGCTACTTTTAAGTTTCCTAATTCAGGGACTGAGTTCGGTGCTAAGTATAAAGGCGAATTGCCTCATGAGATTAAGCCTGTCATCCTGCGGATTCGTGATCATAGTTGGAAGAAGTCTCTTTCCTTATATGACAAACGATTTTATGGATTTCCTGGTGGTGGACCTCTCCCTTTGCCTAATCTTGATTCAGAACACAGTCTTGTCCCGGTACCTTTAGGCCAAATTTCAGTATCTTCCAAAAGTACTACAAGTGGACAATTACTTGCGCTGCCTTCTCCTAACAATGAAAATAATGGGATAAATGACAGTGGAGTTACTGAAATGATCTTCATGACCCTTACAGCTGGAATTGTTGCAAGGTTTCCTTTACAATATTTTATTCCATTTCTGCCTACACAAGGTTATGGAAAATCGTTATTTTATTTTGCCTTTTTATTTGCCATTGGTTTTATCTGTTACGGTTATGTCAAGTTTAGGAAGCAGAATGAACTGAATAAGAAGTTTGAAGAATTTAAAACGCAAGTCCCTGTtcctaaaaagaagaaaactCGAAGATTGGGAAATAAAAAGGGTAGTGACAATAATGAGAAAAGCCCACAGTACACCAATGATATTGATGACTATAAGGCTGGACATGCTGATGATGAAGGAAGTAAAAATAACTTCCTGTTGACATTTACTGATGCCAGCGATCGTATTGATGGACgtagaattgggaagttagttGTTTCCAGTAAAGAAATTGCTAAGGGTAGTAATGGGACTGTTGTTCTTGAGGGAATCTATGACAGTCGTCCTGTAGCTGTTAAACGGCTTGTGCAGACTCATCATGATGTGGCTTTGAAGGAGATTCAGAATCTAATTGCTTCTGATCAACACCCAAATGTTGTTCGTTGGTATGGAGTCGAGTATGATCAAGACTTTGTATATCTTTCTCTGGAGCGTTGTATGTGCAGCTTAAATGACTTGATTTATATTTGCTCCAAGACTTTCCAAAGTCAAGTTATTGCCAATGATCAGGATTTAGAGCTTGTAGATGAGTACACTCTTAACCTATACAGCATTCAGAAAAAGAACAAGGATGTTGAATTGTGGAAGGCCAATGGATTCCCTTCTCTTCAGTTGTTGAAATTGCTGAG GGATGTGGTCTCTGGGATTGTTCATCTGCATGAACTTGGCATTATACATCGAGACTTGAAACCCCAGAATGTTTTGATCAacaaagatagatttttaactgcaaaacttTCTGATATGGGAATTAGTAAAAGACTCCCAGGAGATCAATCTTCCATAACACAGCATGCTACTG GAAATGGAAGTTCAGGCTGGCAAGCTCCGGAACAACTTCTTCATAAGCGCCAAACACGGGCCGTAGATTTATTTAGCTTAGGATGTGTTCTCTTCTTTTGTGTTACTGGGGGTAAACATCCGTATGGTGACAATATCGAGCGTGATGTAAATATTGTTAACGACCGTAAGGACCTGTTCTTGGTGGAGAATATGCCAGAAGCCATGGATCTTTTTACTCGTCTCTTGGATCCCAATCCTGACTTGAG GCCAAAAGCCATGGATGTACTGCATCATCCTTTCTTTTGGAGTTCTGAGATGAGACTCTCGTTTCTACGAGACGCTAGCGATCGCGTTGAACTAGAAGATAGAGAGAATGAATCTGAGCTGTTGAATGCGTTAGAAAGTACAGCAGCTGTCGCGTTGAATGGGAAATGGGATGAAAAGTTGGAAGCTGCTTTCATCAATAACATTGGCCGATACCGGCGGTACAAGTATGGCAGCGTTCGAGACTTGTTACGTGTCATTCGGAACAAGTTGAATCACTACCGCGAACTTCCCCAAGAAATTCAAGAATTGTTAGGGTCTGTTCCTGAGGGATTCGATGGTTATTTCTCAAGTCGATTTCCAACACTCCTTATTGAGGTTTATAAAGTGATGCACAAGCATTGTGTAGACGAAGAATTCTTTGTCAAGTACACCACTACCAATCTcatgtaa
- the LOC115696289 gene encoding uncharacterized protein LOC115696289 — protein sequence MGDLNVILNDFEKAGGRRYNRKEGELLKNILFKTGGVDLGCDGGSFTWQNSHVACNRVRKRLDRAIADANWCMEFSRARVSSFPILGSDHAPIVLDVWGDQAKLKYPFRFLEVWTTRPDCGDVVSQAWQGMLSTSRLEKKLKGTAKELKLWNQNVFGFCDRKLIELQKQLGRIQNEPIKDNNITREAEI from the coding sequence ATGGGAGACCTAAATGTTATCTTAAATGACTTTGAGAAGGCTGGTGGTAGGCGCTACAACAGGAAGGAAGGGGAATTGCTCAAAAACATTTTGTTTAAAACAGGAGGGGTGGATCTCGGGTGTGACGGGGGGAGTTTTACTTGGCAAAACTCTCATGTGGCTTGTAATAGAGTTCGCAAGAGGCTGGACCGTGCCATAGCGGATGCAAATTGGTGTATGGAATTTTCGAGGGCTCGTGTTTCAAGCTTCCCTATCCTTGGATCGGACCACGCTCCCATTGTTCTGGATGTTTGGGGAGATCAAGCTAAACTCAAGTATCCGTTTCGTTTCTTGGAGGTTTGGACAACAAGACCGGATTGTGGGGATGTGGTGAGTCAGGCTTGGCAGGGTATGCTAAGCACCTCGCGGCTTGAGAAAAAACTCAAAGGTACTGCTAAGGAGTTGAAACTGTGGAACCAAAATGTGTTTGGTTTTTGTGATAGAAAATTAATTGAGCTTCAGAAGCAACTGGGACGGATTCAAAATGAGCCTATAAAAGACAATAATATCACGAGGGAGGCTGAGATTTAG